From the genome of Deltaproteobacteria bacterium:
GGCTGAAAAGGAAATGTGAAGAATGAAGCGAGAGGAAGGCAAGAAACAGAAAAAAGCGAGACCGGCGTGCTACCCATTTTTTCCTTTCTTCATTTTCCATTCGACATTCTACATTGTTCATTATTTTGAACCGGGTTTCTTATCTCCCCAAATATCCCATACCGCCTCATACTTCGCGGGAAACTTTGCCGTGTAGTTCATGAAGGTCGTGACTGGATAGCGAATACCGCCTTTATGAGTGCTTTCGAGTCCAGCCATCACTTCTTCCACTTTTGACGCAGGCATGGAAAAGGCCATCTCCTCATCTTGGGTCTGACCGAACATGCGATCGCCCGTGCACGGGAGGATCACCTGGCAATCATCGGTCTGCATGGTCTTGACGACAATGTCAGCGCAATCGAGTCGTCCACTGAAGGAAGAGTTGAGATACCCTCCCCTTTTATACAAAGCTGCTTGCACTAGCCGCATCACCTGCGCGGAGTTACCAAACACCGCGATCACATCAGGTGGATCAAAGGGATGGCTCTTAAGCGGTGACACGAACAATGAAGCGTACTTACCGAGTTCAAACTTCGGTACCGCAGCTTCGGTCCTCGCTCCAGCTTCCAAAGTTTCTGTATACATGCCTTCGCAGGCATGGCCTTCGCGAAGATACTCCACATTGGGCTTGAACCCCAATGCCACCAAGCCAAGTGGGCAAGAGTGATGGTCGGCAGATAGGCCAATTGACCACCCATAGCGACGCACGACGTTGATGGTCTGACAGGTCGCGAATTGCGAACCCATATCACCAGGAGTGCGGGTTTTCGGCGGCAATGCCTCACCTGGCTTGAGCATCTTGATGCCGACCGGAAACGTTGCCGGACGAATGTAGTTTTCGATCATTTCGGCAATGGCTTTGACATCCATAAGGACCTCCGGTCCATTGTAAAATGGAAAATGAAGAATGGTAAGGAACTTTTCTTTTCAATTTTTCATTTTACATTCTTCATTATTAATTGTCCTAGTAGAGGACTTGCCCTTCTCGCAATTTGGTAACCTGTGCCGCTGACATACCAAGGATATCGCGCAGCACATAATCAGTGTGTTGCCCCCGTAGCGGTGCCGCCGCTTGCACTTCACAAGGAGTTTCTGACATCTGCCAGGGAATTCCAGCATGAATGCGTTTCCCCACTTCTGGATGTTCTTTCTGCACGAGATACCCCCGTGCCTGCAAGTGAGCATTGGTCGCTAAGTCTTTGTTGCTCATGGAGGGGAACGCAGCGACGCCAACCTTCTGGAGCGCGTCAGTAATTTCCCAACGATCACGCTCCTTGGTCCAGGCTGAGATCGTTTCCTCAAGTGCATCCTCGTTGGCTTTCCGTGCAGTCACATCAGCAAAGCGCTTGTCAGTCGCTAACTCCGGCTTGCCCATCGCTCGACAGAGGGCTTGCCACTCGGCTTCAGTACCACAGGTTATGGTGACCCATTTGTCATCATCGCCCTTGGCTTTGAAACACCCGTGCGGGGCCATCCAACGGTCGCGATTCCCATCCCGTTCGGGTTGGCTCTTGTTCATCGAGTAATCCATCAACCCTTCCGGTTGCAATACGAGGAGCGCTTCCCACAGCGCCAGATCGACATGCACGCCTTTGCCAGTACGCTGACGATACGCTAGCGCGGCCAGCGCAGCAAAAGAACCAAAGATGCCCGCATTCGGGTCGCCATAAGAAATACCAACTTCAGCCGGCCCAAGATCGCGATACCCGGTTAGCGACGCAATCCCTGACAGCGGCACCGAGGCTGGTCCGTACCCCATATACTGCCGCTCTGGTCCAGTCTGCCCATAGCCACAAATGGAGATCATAATGATGCCAGGCTTGAGCTGCTTCAGCGTCGCATAGCCAAGGCCCATACGATCGATCGCCCCGGCTGAGAAGTTCTGCACGACAATATCGCTTTTCTTGACCAAACTTTTGGCAATCTCGATCGCCTCAGGCTTAGCAAGATCAAGCTGCAAGCTCTTCTTTCCTTGACTGTACTGATTGAAATACCCTGCCCGGTTCGGTCCCGGCGTATCATCAGCAAAAGATGGAATGAGCCGACTGACACATGGGCGTTTCTGGCTTTCGATACGAATCACCTCAGCCCCCAGATGCGCCAGTTGCAGCGTACAATACGGCCCCGCCCAAGCCCAAGTAAAATCAGTAACGCGAATTCCTTCTAATGGTCGACGCATAACAACCTCAATTAAAAATTAAGAAGGTAAAATTAAGAGTGAAAGAAAAAGGCGTAGAAGAACCGAATTTCAGCAATTTTTAATTCTTCATTTTTAGTTTTTCAGTAATTATATGATGTTCTGCTTCTTCAACTCCTCTATCTCACTCTGTGACAGTCCGATCTTCGTATACACCTCGTTGTTGTGCTGTCCGAGTATTGGTGCTGGACGATGGATCGCATAGCCACCTTCAGACGGTTTGAATGGCGCACCTGGATAGGTCAGGGTGCCCGCAACTTGGTGAGTGATCTGCACAAAGAATTCACGCGCTTTGAGATGCTCCGAAGCAAGCAGGTCTGCCATCTGATTCACCGGCGCAAAGCAGATACGACGCTCTTGTCCTGCGCGATACAGATCATTCACCGTCCAATTCGCTGCCCACTCCTGTAAGAATGGATACAGCGCATCGTAATTTTGCCCGCGCGTCACTCGATCCTTGAAGATGTCAAGTGTCGCCCACTCGGGGTTATCCATCAGTTCAACCAGCCGTTGCCACTGATCTTCTTCGACGTTGACAACAAAGACTTTGCCGTCCTTGCAGTCGAGCATACACCAGGGATAAATCGAGCGGCGCCCTAACCGCGAAGTCTCTTTGTTGCCGTATGTCCAGTGCATGAAATTCATCTCCAGGATTGCCGCAATGCATTCCTGGATTGATACATCGACGTGCTGCCCCTGGCCAGTCAGCAGCTTGTGATAATAGGCACCCAGAGTTGCAACCGCCGCATGCACCCCGCCCTGAAAATCCGCTTGGTGACCAAACGCTTTGAGTGGCGGCAACTCGGGATAATCCGACGCGCCTGGGCTGATAAACGCCCAACCACCGGCATTGGTGCCGGTAATTTCATAGGCATTGAAGTCTTTGTATGGCCCTGTCATGCCAAAGTACGAGATCGTCGTCATGATGAGGCCGGGATTGGCATAATGCAGCTTGTCGAAATCCAGCCCGACGTCTTTCATCTCCGCTGGCCGATAATTGTGGATCAGCAGATCCGCTTGCGCACAGAGACTCTGTACCAGGGCGTGGCCACGCGGCGTACGCAGGTTCAGCGTCACCCCCTGTTTGTTGGCATTGAGGTAGAGGAACAGGCCACTTTTTTCTGCATGGGGCGTATCACCAGGGAAGGGTCCGCGTTTTCGCGCCAGATCTCCACTGGGCTCTTCAACTTTAATGACCTCAGCTCCGAGATCGGCAAAGAGCTTGCCAAGATACGCAGCCGACACCATGTTACCGCATTCGACAACCTTCAATCCGGTGAGCAGTTGTTCTGCCATAAGGTACTCCACAACAAACAGTTACTTGATTACCGTTGGATTGACAGGTGAGCCTGCGCCACCAACTACTTTGAGCGGTGCACCGACAAACATGAACGCATATTGGCTATCTTTCGCGCAATCCTCAGCCAGGTCATAGAGCCAATCGATTTCATTGAACACAACGCCAAGGTTGCGGAGGAGGGCCGCATGCAAGGGAATGAACGTTCCGGTTTCTGGATGCATTGTCTGTTCCGAAGCCACGGTATCGGTGCCGAACGACGGAATTTCCATTTCGTGAAACCATTTGATCAATTCTGGACTGTACGCGAGACCTGGCTCACTCATCGCCTTATTCGGAAAAAACGCATCCGAACCTTCGTCGTAGAATCGTTTCAGCCAGCCAGTGTGGATCAGCAGAATATCGTGCTTCTCAATTGGTGACTTCTGCATCTCGGCAGTTTTCAACAGGTCATCAAGAGTGATCGCTTCATTGGCTTGGAGATGTTTGACGCCTTTGTACCGTGCAACATCAAGCAGGATGCCGCGCCCGACAATACCACGATTAGCAATCTTCTCGACACTACATCGCTTCAGACCGCCGATCGTCGTCTTGGCATCATAGCCGTTGTAGAGCGTGTTATCGTACCAAACGTGTCCCAACGCATCGTACTGCGTGGTGCCTTGCAGATACATGAAGATCACATCATCGGCATATTCCATACCACCAGGAAACGCATGCGCATGACCATTCTCATAGTGACCTTTATCCATCGCCATCGTGCGTGTCGTCTGCCCACGACCGGGGTAAATCGGATCGCCTCCAGGTCGCGCCACTGGAACACCAAGCATAAAAACTCGTCCTTGTTTGACAGCCTTCACTCCACGCAGCACTTCTTCACTGGTGAGAAAATTGAGGGCACCGACTTCATCATCAGCCCCCCAACGCCCCCAGTTTTTCGGACTATCTTTTAATAACTCCGTAAACGATTTTGCGGCCATGCGTTTTGCCTCCAGCGATATTTTCGCGGGCACGATAAGCCGAAAGCTAGAGGGGGTCAAGGCGGAGGAGCCAATGGCAATTGCGTATTGCAATTGCGGATTCGAGAGCCGTGGCAAGGCAATCTCGCCAACGGGAAACTGGACTCAGCAGAGACTATTTTCGCTCACTGCGTAATTTTCTACTTTAATTTATCATGATAAATTAAAGTCCATGATTAAGTGTTTATTGCCGTTGCCGAAGGCACTGGAGCAAAGCTTCTTCCTCTGGGGGCCACGCCAGACGGGCAAAAGTTCGCTGCTGAAAGAAACTTATCCTAACGCGTTTCGGGTTGATCTCCTGAAAACCGACGAATATCTACGCTATACGCAACAACCATTTTTTGCTGCGTGAAGAGTTGTGTACCTTCTTGCCTAGACAGTTGGTGATTATTGGGGAAGCGCGAAGATCGCGGCTCATCATCTACAAGGACTGAGAGAAGTGAAACGAGAGTATCCTCGCGTGAAGCGGCGGATTGTGGTGAGTCTGGAACCGCGCGCGCGGCGGACAGAAGATGGAATCGATATTCTTCCTGCGGCACAGTTTGCTGAACGATTATGAAGCGGAGGTATTCTCTGAAACTCTGCCCTTTTTACAACACGAACTCCAACCAGTTCTCCTCGTTCACGATCTGCCACTCGGCATTGTCATATTCAGTCAAAAAAGCCTTTGGCTCTGGAGAGGACATCGGCAAAGCGCTCCTCATCAGCGTTCACTGACAACGTTTTATAGACGAGGGAGGTAAGAATATCCTGAACAAGGGTAGTCTTTCCGACCTGACGCGGGCCGTACAAGACAACAACCTTTCCCCCTGCGTCGATTGCAGATTTCAAGGAATAGAATAAGAAGCGGTGAATTTTGCCCATATACTCTCCTATAATAGCGTGAATTTTGGAGAGCATATTATCCGTTTTTCACTAATAGCCTGCTTCGTTGCTGCCGGTTCTTGTTTGACTTGCTGGGCGAGATTTCCTAAGGTACGCAGGCACAAATTAACCAGTCTGGTGACTGAAGTCTTCGAGCCTACTGAAGGGGAATTCTTCTGTTTTTTGACTCTAGACCTTAGACTCTGGACACTGGACTCCTAGAAGGAGCGGCGAATGGATTTTGATTATTCACCAAAAGTGAAAGACCTGCAAAAGCGGGTGCAGCAGTTCATGGACGAGCATGTGTATCCCAATGAAGACACCTATTACAATCAGGTGGATACGCAAGGCGACCGCTGGCAAATTCCGTCGATCATGGAAGAGTTGAAAGCGAAGGCAAAGGCTGCTGGGCTCTGGAATCTTTTTCTTCCTGAAAGTCGTCTCGGCGCTGGTCTGACTAATCTCGAATATGCACCGCTCTGCGAAATCATGGGTCGCATCCACTGGGCCCCGGAAGTCTTCAACTGCTCCGCTCCAGACACTGGCAACATGGAAGTACTCGAACGCTACGGAAAGGAAGAGCATAAAAAGCAGTGGCTCGAACCGTTACTCGACGGCAAAATTCGCTCATGTTTTGCCATGACTGAGCCAGCCGTTGCGTCTTCTGACGCAACCAACATTGAATCCAGCATCAAACGCGAAGGTGACTTTTATGCCATCAATGGCCGCAAATGGTGGTCCTCTGGCATGGGCGACCCGCGCTGTAAGATCATCATCTTCATGGGCAAGACTGATCCCAACAATCCGGATCGTTACAAACAACAGTCACAGATTCTCATTCCCCGTGACACACCAGGCATCAGAGTTGTCCGCATGCTGCACGTCTTTGGTTATGACGATGCACCGCACGGACATGCGGAAGTCGAGTTCAAGGATGTCCGGGTCCCAGCCTCGAACATCATTCTCGGTGAAGGGCGCGGATTCGAGATCGCTCAAGGTCGTCTGGGCCCCGGTCGCATCCATCATTGCATGCGTCTGATTGGGCAAGCGGAACGAGCACTGGAAAAGATGTGCAAACGCGCAATCTCACGCGTCGCTTTTGGCAAGCCGGTTTCTGAACAAACAGTGACGCAAGAACGCATCGCAGAGGCACGCATTCTGATCGACCAAGCCCGGCTCTTAGTGTTCAAAGCTGCTCATATGATGGATACCGCAGGCAACAAAGTCGCGCGCAAAGAAATCGCCATGATCAAAGTCGCCGCACCTAACATGGCACTGCAAGTGATTGACTGGGCTATGCAGGTCCATGGTGGTGGTGGTGTCAGCCAAGACTTTGGTCTCGCCCTCGCCTATGCCCAAGCCCGCACGTTGCGATTCGCTGACGGACCAGACGAAGTACATCGTAATCAGATTGCCCGCTTGGAATTGAAGAAGTACCAATAAGCTCCTTCAGTTGGGCGGCGGTCGAGCCGCCCTCCCTTATGCGGCACTACCTTCCCGGAAACCGATCTTTCAGCCACTGCACTATCACTTTCATCGACCCATCACGCCCGCCGGAGTTTGGCGTTGACGGCAAAGGATAGCCGAAGTGATCGGCATCCACCTGGGCAAACTGTTTGTCTGACGCTGGCGATTGCTGATAAATCGACTCAGAATCCTCCGGGTAAATTGCATGGTCGCCAGTATAATTCACTACCAGTGTTGGAACGGTGATCTTGGGAACGCAGTCCAATACCGCAGCCCGCGACGATAAACCCGACCACGTACTGAGCCATGCACGTGGGGTCTGATATTTGCCAAACCCAGCCTCATGATAATTGAACAGATCAGGGCGCGGTGACCACAGCGATCCGTAATCCCGCGAAGATAGACATAGCGATTGGTCGGCATAGGTCAAATTGGCTTCAGTACGATGAATCTCCATGTAACGACCAACCATCGCTCGGCGACCAACGAATGCCCGTCGCTCGGCTGGCAACTTGTCGAACTCCGGCTGCCGTGCCAGTTCCTGAAAGTAACGCTGCTCTTCAATGAATCGCTTGGCGATGGCATCGATCCGGGCAACACGGGCAGTTTGCCCAGCTCGATACTGTTGAATAAACTCCTGACTGTACTTGCTGGACTCGGGTGGCTCACGGAATCCATTTGCAGGATTGTACATATCAAGGTGAGGATCACAGGAAAGCGGATCATCCTCATTGGTTACCGATGGATCAAGCGCCTTCTGCAAGAATTTTCCTTCCCCCAAATGTGCCGCGAGAATGACCAACCCATCACCTGGTGGCAATTGAAAACGATTCAAATCGTATGGATCACCGGCAGGTGTGTTAGTCAAACGTCCTGGAGGATTGGTGACTGCTTGTGATTGATAGAACGAATACAGCGACCCTCCACCGCTGTTGCCGATGAACACGATTTTCTCAAACCCGCGCTCTTTGAGCATCTTGAGGCCAGCAGCAATATCGGGGATGAGCATTTCATGAATGCAGGCGATGTCGTTGCTCGGCCAGCGCCCTTCCTGTCCCCAGGCTGCGTAGCCAGCCTCTAGCAAATAGGGAATAGCATAGTGCCGAGTCATATCCGCTCGTGGATGCATCAAACAGACGACGGTCTTTTCTCCGCCTTTGGTATAGAGAATACCCTTGGACTCACCACGGTCTTCAGCCATAAGTGGCAGGACTTCGTACGTAACACCTGAAGGGAGTTTGTCATACGAAATAAGGCTCATTCCTGATGCGGAATAACGCGGAATGCGAGGGAGCGGCATAATCATTCCTCCTTTTTGCAATAGGACGGAAGTCTATGCTGTAAAACGTAAAACGTAAAGAAGAACCGCCCCTTCCCCATTCACTTTTGACGCATTATGGTTTTTCTGTTTTCATTGCACCAAGTCGTATGCCGCAGCCGTCGCGACGCCAAGTACCTTCAGCAAGCGATCTTTAATTTTGACTGCCGCTTTTTCTACCCCCACGCCTTTGGTCGCGACAGTGATACGACCACCAGCAATCATGTCATGGCCGCCAGCAGAAGTACTACCAAGCACTTTTTGCAAGATTTCTCCGGCATTCACGTCTCGGGCAGTCGTCCGCAAAGACACAAACAGACTGTTACTATAAAAACCAATCGCCATCGCCCATTCTGCTTCATCGAGGCGCAAGAGAAAGTCGGCAACTTCCGCAACCATGTCGGGGTATTGGACTTCGTGCAAGACCGAGATGACGACCTTGTCATACAGAACCGCCCCTTCGATCGCATCACGAAAGACTTTGAAATACTCCCGCGGTACACGGGCATTCTCAATCTTCGCTAACCGACGTTTATTGGTATACGGATACAGGAACTGACAGGCGGCAACATCCTTGGGAGTCGCTTCACGCCCAAGATCCTGGGTCTCAGCATTGATGCCATAAAAGAGCGCCGTGGCAATTTTGCTTTCGACGTCAACATGCGTCTCTTCCAAATACTCAGTCAGAATGGTTGAGGTCGCCCCATACTCATCACGCAGGTCGAGAAAGGCCACGCCCTCGTAGGTTCCGTATGCAGGATGATGATCAATGACAATCGTCGGCGAGACATGAGCTGGCAACGAGTTATTTCTGCGGCCAGGTTGCGTATCCACCAACGCAATCTGGCCGGGTCGGCGAAAGTCGATTTCACCGATCGGCACGAGATCGATATTCAGATACCGCAGCATCGCCCGGTTCTCTGCCCGCCCAACAATACCACCAAGCGCAATAACGACTTCTTTATCTTCTTGCGCTTGATTAATGAGAAAGCGTAACGCCGCGGCACTCGCCAAAGCGTCAGGATCTGGGTTATCGTGAGGAAGAATGACAAGCGGACCCGGTTCTTCAGCAGCCCGCAGCAATCGGTGCAACGCACTCTTTGGTGGAACAACCATATATCTGTACGTCAGCGTCTACGAGAAAACCACACTCACTGTCTTTCGTTCGCTTATGCCCTTGCGAGAAAAGGGCTTTCCCCGCACTATGGGAAAGTGTACCACGATCAGCACAAACTAGAAATATGAGGGATAAGCATGGCGGCAGAAGTGCGGGAACGATTTGCACGAATTGTCAACAGCCCCGAAGAAGAACTTGACCTTGCCGAGGCGGCCCTCCTAATTGCGAAAGAGGAGCAACCGACCCTCGACATCGACGCCTACCTGCGTCGACTCGATGATCTGGCAGCAGCGGTACGTAGCCGCCTACCAGAGGCACCGACGGTGGATGACATTCTCCTCAACCTCAACATCCAGTTGTATCGAGAAGAAGGGCTGCGCGGGAACACCAGCGCTTACTACGACCCCGAGAATAGCTTTCTCAACGAGGTGCTCGACCGTAAAACTGGTATCCCCATCACACTCTCAGTGATTTACATGGAGGTGGCCCGGCGACTCGGGCTTTCACTGGTAGGGGTCGGGTTCCCAGGGCACTTCTTGGTCAAACATGTCGGACCACAGAGCGAAAAGGTGCTGGACCCTTTCCTTGGTGGGATTGAATTAGACCAGCAACAACTGACCCAGAAGTTGCAGGCGATGTACGGTGAGAACAATCCGTACATTGCCATGATTCCGCAGTTACTCAGTGCCGCCACTAAGAAGGAAATTCTGATTCGCATGCTGCGCAATTTGAAGGGCGTCTACTTGCAGAAGAATGATTTTCAGCGGGGACTCAGTGTGATCGATCGCATACTGTTGATTGCTCCGGATATGGCGATGGAAATACGTGACCGTGGTAGTGTGCATCATCGCCTCGGCCATCTGCAAGCCGCATTACAAGACTTCCAACGCTATCTCCAGCTCGCGCCGAATGCCGATGATGCCGAAGCCGTGCGGACCATGATCCGTCGTATGACAGCGCAGCTGAACTAGAGTTTGTAGAACGTGAAACGTGATGCGTGAGAAGGAAAAGCTAAGTCCTAACCTCTTCTCACGTAACACGCAACACGTACCACGCTTAGAATTTTCTTATGCCCACCATCATTCGCGTCTCCGTCGGCATTATCACCCAGGGTGCGCAGTTGCTGATCTGCCAACGACGCACGACAGATTTGCATGCCTCAAAGTGGGAATTTCCGGGTGGAAAAGCGCAAGACGACGAAGACGATGCAACCTGCTTGCAACGCGAGTTACGTGAGGAGTTGCAAATCGACGCGACAGTTGGTGAGTTATTAGGACGTACGATCTTTCGCTACCCGAATGGCAGAACTGTTGCGCTGACGTTCTTCCATGTGCCAACATATACAGGGGGCATCGTGAATACACAATTTCAAGAACTCATTTGGGTCAAGCCCGAAACTTTGCTCTCTTACGATTTTCTAGAGGGAGATCGAAACTTTGTTACCGATATCGTACAGGGTCGTTGGCCTTTGCTTTTTACCAATCCCCAACCCCGAACCCCCAACCCCCGGTAGCCATGACTCGCCAGCAATTATTCGCCGCCTTCTTCTTCGCCGTCTTCCTCTTTCTCCTCTCTCAGCTCTACGCCCTCTTTGCTATCTTTCTTAAACCGTTGATGTGGACGGTTATCCTGGTCCTCACCTTCTATCCTATATTCGCCGTGTTCCTTCGTTGGCTCGGTGGTCGACGTTCGGCGGCAGCCCTCGCCATCACGATGTTTATTCTGCTCCTCGTCATGGTGCCATTGTCGTTGCTTTCTAGCCTTTTGACGACCCAGATGTTCGAGTTTGATGACGGCATGAAGAGTGCGGCTGAATCTGGTCAATTGCAGAATTTGTTGTCGAGTTGGCGTGACACCGCACTAGGACAACTGTGGGACAAGTGGTCTCCTCGGATCGCCAGATTTGATATCGACGTACCGAAACTCTTGCTCACTGCCGCCAACAATACAACGCAATACATCGTGACTCATGTTCCAGATGTCGCGAAAAATCTGCTTGTCCTGTTGCTAAACGCTTCGATCGTCAGCTTCAGTCTCTTTTTTCTCTTCCGCGACGGGGAAGAGTTTTTTCACGCCTTTCGTGATTTGATCCCGATGCAGCCTCATCATAAAGAGGCCATCTTCCATCAATTCTATGAAACGGTGTCCGCTGTCGTGCAGGGCATGGTGGTCACAGCCGTTGTGCAAGGAATTCTAGCGTGGATAGGTTTTAGTGTCGTCGGGCTCCACTACAGTTTTTTCCTCGGCTGTGCTTCAGCAGTCGCATCATTACAACCACTGGGCGGTGCCGCTGCCGTGTGGCTACCAGCCGCAATCTATATCGGCTTGAACGGCTCATGGCCGTGGGCCATCGGATTGATTGTGTACGGAGTCGTGGTCATCAGTGGCATTGATAACGTCATCAAGCCACTGATTATCGGGGAGCGCACCAAACTGCCGACTCTGTTCTTATTCTTCGGCATTCTGGGTGGTCTGCAGGCGTATGGGTTTCTCGGCGTGTTTCTTGGGCCAGTTGTACTTGCGACGATTATGGCGTTCGTCAAGATCTATCGGCAGGAGTATGCGCACGAGCAAGAGGCAGAGCCGCCTCAACCGCTCACGCAGAGTGTCGCCTCCGAGCCGATAGCAATCGAGCACAGCGCTTCGCAATCGCCAAAAGCTACACCTTAAAGCGAAAGTGCACGACGTCGCCATCCTGCATGACGTACTCTTTCCCTTCCAACCGCATCTTGCCAGCATCGCGACACCCGGCTTCACCGCGATAACGAATGTATTCGTCGTAGGCAATCACTTCCGCGCGGATGAAACCACGTTCGATGTCTGAGTGAATCTTGCCAGCAGCTTTGACCGCCGTCATACCACGTGTGATGGTCCACGCCCGGGCTTCCATCGGGCCGGCGGTGAAGAAACTCATCAGATTGAGCATGGCATAGGCATACTGAATAAAACGGTCACGTGCCGACTCTGTTAAGCCAAGGTCGGCCATAAACATGCCCCGTTCCTCTTCATCAAGCTGCGCAATCTCCATCTCGACTTTGCCGCAGATCGACACGACCGTGAGTTTCTCACTCGCGGCATATTCAGCAACAGTTTCTGGCAGTGGGGCATTCAGCACCGCTTCGTCGATGTTGTACACCACGAGCAATGGCTTCTGACTCAGAAACGCAAACCCGGAGAGCATCCCCTGTTCTTCTGGCAAGAAAGATAAATGTCGGAGCGCTTTCTCCTCTTCAAGCGCCTTCTGACACTTTTCCAGTAACTCTTTCTCGCGCTCTTTGCCTTTCTCTTTTTTGACGCGGTCGAGGCGTTTCTCGATAACCGCAAGATCCGCCAGAATTAACTCAGAGTGAAAATTACGCAGATCACGCACCGGGTCAGGAGACGTAGCGACAGCAGGGTCTTCGAACCCACGGACAACTTGTGTCAGCGCTTCACACTCCCGCATCTGCACTAGC
Proteins encoded in this window:
- a CDS encoding CoA transferase, whose protein sequence is MRRPLEGIRVTDFTWAWAGPYCTLQLAHLGAEVIRIESQKRPCVSRLIPSFADDTPGPNRAGYFNQYSQGKKSLQLDLAKPEAIEIAKSLVKKSDIVVQNFSAGAIDRMGLGYATLKQLKPGIIMISICGYGQTGPERQYMGYGPASVPLSGIASLTGYRDLGPAEVGISYGDPNAGIFGSFAALAALAYRQRTGKGVHVDLALWEALLVLQPEGLMDYSMNKSQPERDGNRDRWMAPHGCFKAKGDDDKWVTITCGTEAEWQALCRAMGKPELATDKRFADVTARKANEDALEETISAWTKERDRWEITDALQKVGVAAFPSMSNKDLATNAHLQARGYLVQKEHPEVGKRIHAGIPWQMSETPCEVQAAAPLRGQHTDYVLRDILGMSAAQVTKLREGQVLY
- a CDS encoding CoA transferase; this translates as MAEQLLTGLKVVECGNMVSAAYLGKLFADLGAEVIKVEEPSGDLARKRGPFPGDTPHAEKSGLFLYLNANKQGVTLNLRTPRGHALVQSLCAQADLLIHNYRPAEMKDVGLDFDKLHYANPGLIMTTISYFGMTGPYKDFNAYEITGTNAGGWAFISPGASDYPELPPLKAFGHQADFQGGVHAAVATLGAYYHKLLTGQGQHVDVSIQECIAAILEMNFMHWTYGNKETSRLGRRSIYPWCMLDCKDGKVFVVNVEEDQWQRLVELMDNPEWATLDIFKDRVTRGQNYDALYPFLQEWAANWTVNDLYRAGQERRICFAPVNQMADLLASEHLKAREFFVQITHQVAGTLTYPGAPFKPSEGGYAIHRPAPILGQHNNEVYTKIGLSQSEIEELKKQNII
- a CDS encoding cyclase family protein, which translates into the protein MAAKSFTELLKDSPKNWGRWGADDEVGALNFLTSEEVLRGVKAVKQGRVFMLGVPVARPGGDPIYPGRGQTTRTMAMDKGHYENGHAHAFPGGMEYADDVIFMYLQGTTQYDALGHVWYDNTLYNGYDAKTTIGGLKRCSVEKIANRGIVGRGILLDVARYKGVKHLQANEAITLDDLLKTAEMQKSPIEKHDILLIHTGWLKRFYDEGSDAFFPNKAMSEPGLAYSPELIKWFHEMEIPSFGTDTVASEQTMHPETGTFIPLHAALLRNLGVVFNEIDWLYDLAEDCAKDSQYAFMFVGAPLKVVGGAGSPVNPTVIK
- a CDS encoding acyl-CoA dehydrogenase, with protein sequence MDFDYSPKVKDLQKRVQQFMDEHVYPNEDTYYNQVDTQGDRWQIPSIMEELKAKAKAAGLWNLFLPESRLGAGLTNLEYAPLCEIMGRIHWAPEVFNCSAPDTGNMEVLERYGKEEHKKQWLEPLLDGKIRSCFAMTEPAVASSDATNIESSIKREGDFYAINGRKWWSSGMGDPRCKIIIFMGKTDPNNPDRYKQQSQILIPRDTPGIRVVRMLHVFGYDDAPHGHAEVEFKDVRVPASNIILGEGRGFEIAQGRLGPGRIHHCMRLIGQAERALEKMCKRAISRVAFGKPVSEQTVTQERIAEARILIDQARLLVFKAAHMMDTAGNKVARKEIAMIKVAAPNMALQVIDWAMQVHGGGGVSQDFGLALAYAQARTLRFADGPDEVHRNQIARLELKKYQ
- a CDS encoding alpha/beta hydrolase, with the translated sequence MPLPRIPRYSASGMSLISYDKLPSGVTYEVLPLMAEDRGESKGILYTKGGEKTVVCLMHPRADMTRHYAIPYLLEAGYAAWGQEGRWPSNDIACIHEMLIPDIAAGLKMLKERGFEKIVFIGNSGGGSLYSFYQSQAVTNPPGRLTNTPAGDPYDLNRFQLPPGDGLVILAAHLGEGKFLQKALDPSVTNEDDPLSCDPHLDMYNPANGFREPPESSKYSQEFIQQYRAGQTARVARIDAIAKRFIEEQRYFQELARQPEFDKLPAERRAFVGRRAMVGRYMEIHRTEANLTYADQSLCLSSRDYGSLWSPRPDLFNYHEAGFGKYQTPRAWLSTWSGLSSRAAVLDCVPKITVPTLVVNYTGDHAIYPEDSESIYQQSPASDKQFAQVDADHFGYPLPSTPNSGGRDGSMKVIVQWLKDRFPGR
- a CDS encoding phosphoesterase, with the translated sequence MVVPPKSALHRLLRAAEEPGPLVILPHDNPDPDALASAAALRFLINQAQEDKEVVIALGGIVGRAENRAMLRYLNIDLVPIGEIDFRRPGQIALVDTQPGRRNNSLPAHVSPTIVIDHHPAYGTYEGVAFLDLRDEYGATSTILTEYLEETHVDVESKIATALFYGINAETQDLGREATPKDVAACQFLYPYTNKRRLAKIENARVPREYFKVFRDAIEGAVLYDKVVISVLHEVQYPDMVAEVADFLLRLDEAEWAMAIGFYSNSLFVSLRTTARDVNAGEILQKVLGSTSAGGHDMIAGGRITVATKGVGVEKAAVKIKDRLLKVLGVATAAAYDLVQ
- a CDS encoding tetratricopeptide repeat protein; the encoded protein is MAAEVRERFARIVNSPEEELDLAEAALLIAKEEQPTLDIDAYLRRLDDLAAAVRSRLPEAPTVDDILLNLNIQLYREEGLRGNTSAYYDPENSFLNEVLDRKTGIPITLSVIYMEVARRLGLSLVGVGFPGHFLVKHVGPQSEKVLDPFLGGIELDQQQLTQKLQAMYGENNPYIAMIPQLLSAATKKEILIRMLRNLKGVYLQKNDFQRGLSVIDRILLIAPDMAMEIRDRGSVHHRLGHLQAALQDFQRYLQLAPNADDAEAVRTMIRRMTAQLN
- a CDS encoding (deoxy)nucleoside triphosphate pyrophosphohydrolase — its product is MPTIIRVSVGIITQGAQLLICQRRTTDLHASKWEFPGGKAQDDEDDATCLQRELREELQIDATVGELLGRTIFRYPNGRTVALTFFHVPTYTGGIVNTQFQELIWVKPETLLSYDFLEGDRNFVTDIVQGRWPLLFTNPQPRTPNPR